One Lysinibacillus sp. OF-1 DNA segment encodes these proteins:
- a CDS encoding ABC transporter permease, which yields MGSFILKRLVNLIPTLLVVGIIVFIITRMIPGDPASVMLGPQASVEDVENLREELGLNKSMPSQFISYVGDLAQLNLGYSYSYSESVIGLIIERFPNTVILALAALFIAVVVGIPAGILAARKQNTIIDYIVMLVSLVGVSMPIFWLGIMLVLFFSVNLGWFPATGMGNISDGLWTYLKHLILPAFALATIPMATFARITRSSMLEVISQDYIKTARSKGIKEYLVIGKHAFKNALTPILTVLGMQISNLLGGAVLTETIFSWPGMGRLIVDAIDKRDFVVVQGTVIFIAFIFVLVNLVVDVLYKVVNPKVNLESDGGKK from the coding sequence ATGGGCTCATTTATTTTAAAAAGGTTAGTCAACCTTATCCCGACACTGCTAGTAGTAGGAATCATCGTCTTCATTATTACGCGAATGATTCCAGGTGACCCAGCTTCAGTAATGCTTGGGCCACAAGCCAGTGTGGAAGATGTAGAGAATTTAAGAGAAGAGCTAGGATTAAATAAATCAATGCCTTCGCAATTTATTTCATATGTAGGAGACTTAGCACAGTTAAATTTAGGATATTCCTATTCTTATAGTGAGTCTGTCATCGGGCTTATTATAGAAAGATTCCCTAACACAGTGATACTAGCATTGGCAGCCTTGTTTATAGCGGTTGTGGTCGGTATCCCAGCAGGAATATTAGCTGCTAGAAAGCAAAATACAATCATTGATTATATTGTCATGCTTGTATCATTAGTTGGTGTATCCATGCCCATTTTTTGGTTGGGGATCATGCTTGTTTTATTCTTTAGTGTCAATCTTGGTTGGTTCCCAGCCACTGGAATGGGCAACATCAGTGATGGTCTATGGACCTATTTGAAACATTTAATTTTGCCAGCATTTGCATTAGCAACGATTCCAATGGCGACATTTGCACGGATTACCCGTTCAAGCATGTTAGAGGTTATTTCGCAAGATTATATTAAAACAGCTCGTTCTAAAGGCATTAAAGAATATTTAGTGATTGGTAAACATGCCTTTAAAAATGCGCTAACACCTATTTTAACGGTATTAGGGATGCAGATATCCAATTTACTGGGGGGAGCGGTTTTAACAGAAACGATTTTTAGTTGGCCTGGAATGGGGCGACTAATTGTAGATGCCATTGATAAACGTGATTTTGTTGTTGTACAAGGTACTGTTATTTTCATCGCATTTATCTTTGTACTTGTTAACTTAGTAGTGGACGTGCTTTATAAAGTTGTCAATCCTAAGGTCAATTTAGAATCGGATGGAGGGAAAAAATAA
- a CDS encoding ABC transporter ATP-binding protein, translating into MTERLLDVENLTVEFKSGGSTMKAVNGVNLQLNKKETLGIVGESGSGKSVTATALMRLIPSPPGKITNGKIDFNGRDLIGISEKEMRNVRGNDISMIFQDPITSLNPVLTVGNQIIEVIQAHEKISKKDAAIKAVDMLKMVGIPEPEKRLKMYPHEFSGGMRQRVMIAIALACNPKLLIADEPTTALDVTVQAQILDLMKKLQQDHDTAIIMITHDLGVVWELCDKVNVMYAGRTVESTTTRQLYEKPLHPYTWGLLESQITMGTQEQQRLPAIPGSPPDLTMPHSGCHFSSRCPLATDICRHTVPDLVEVQDNHFVACHLQAKNQIVARKEGIFNATAQ; encoded by the coding sequence ATGACTGAACGTTTACTAGATGTAGAAAATTTAACAGTAGAATTTAAAAGTGGCGGCTCTACAATGAAAGCTGTCAATGGAGTAAATTTACAATTAAATAAGAAGGAAACACTAGGGATTGTTGGAGAATCAGGGTCGGGAAAAAGTGTTACAGCCACTGCTCTCATGCGTTTAATTCCATCTCCGCCAGGAAAAATAACGAATGGAAAAATTGACTTTAATGGTCGTGATTTAATTGGCATTTCTGAAAAAGAAATGCGCAATGTGCGAGGTAATGATATTTCAATGATTTTCCAAGATCCTATTACAAGTTTGAATCCTGTATTAACAGTGGGCAATCAAATTATTGAAGTCATCCAAGCACATGAAAAGATCTCGAAGAAAGATGCCGCTATCAAAGCTGTCGATATGTTAAAAATGGTTGGTATTCCTGAGCCAGAGAAACGATTAAAAATGTATCCTCACGAATTTTCAGGAGGCATGCGTCAGCGTGTCATGATTGCTATTGCTCTTGCTTGTAACCCGAAACTACTCATTGCCGATGAGCCAACAACTGCACTGGATGTAACTGTACAAGCTCAAATTCTTGATTTAATGAAAAAATTACAACAAGACCATGATACAGCCATCATTATGATTACACACGATTTAGGTGTGGTTTGGGAGTTATGTGACAAAGTAAATGTTATGTATGCAGGTCGAACAGTTGAGTCGACTACAACAAGACAGCTCTATGAAAAACCTTTACATCCTTATACGTGGGGATTATTAGAGTCTCAAATTACAATGGGCACACAGGAGCAACAAAGATTGCCGGCCATTCCAGGTAGTCCACCGGATTTAACAATGCCACATAGCGGCTGTCACTTTTCATCACGTTGCCCTTTAGCAACAGATATTTGTCGTCATACAGTACCCGACTTAGTGGAAGTGCAGGACAATCATTTTGTAGCCTGCCATTTACAAGCGAAAAATCAAATTGTCGCAAGGAAGGAGGGAATTTTTAATGCAACAGCACAATGA
- a CDS encoding ABC transporter permease → MTQAIVNETRKRNTLLRKLLKNKLATIGLVIVTLMAIVAIFAPLIATHPPNEMIVGKSFLPMNTEGHLLGTDNYGRDLFSRLVYGTQISMIVGIAAVLFGAVFGTLLGLVAGYFGGRIDSIIMRTMDGLFAFPFILLAITLMTVLGQGLVNVIVAIGVANIPGFARLVRGQVLSVKEEEFIEVTHSLGATHSRIIFSHILPNCLAPLIVYGTMSTAGAIISEAALSFLGLGVQPPTASWGSILKDGKDFLVLNPQMATFSGICILLTVLGINLLGDGLRDALDPKMKV, encoded by the coding sequence ATGACTCAAGCAATCGTCAATGAAACAAGAAAAAGAAATACGTTGTTGCGCAAGTTGCTAAAAAATAAATTAGCGACAATTGGGTTAGTCATTGTCACCTTGATGGCCATTGTTGCAATTTTTGCACCATTGATTGCTACCCATCCACCAAATGAAATGATTGTCGGTAAATCATTTTTACCAATGAACACAGAAGGGCATTTGCTAGGAACGGATAATTATGGACGTGATTTGTTTAGTCGTTTAGTTTACGGTACACAAATATCGATGATTGTCGGCATTGCAGCGGTGCTATTTGGAGCTGTGTTTGGAACATTATTAGGGTTAGTGGCAGGGTATTTCGGTGGTCGCATTGATTCGATCATTATGCGTACGATGGATGGTCTTTTTGCATTCCCATTCATTTTACTTGCTATTACACTAATGACGGTATTAGGGCAAGGACTTGTCAACGTTATTGTTGCTATTGGTGTTGCAAACATTCCAGGGTTCGCAAGACTTGTTCGTGGTCAGGTTTTAAGTGTAAAAGAAGAAGAATTCATCGAAGTGACGCATTCTCTAGGTGCTACACATAGTCGAATTATTTTTAGCCATATATTACCGAACTGTTTAGCTCCTTTAATTGTTTATGGAACGATGAGTACAGCGGGCGCTATTATTTCGGAGGCGGCACTGAGCTTTTTAGGATTAGGAGTTCAACCGCCAACAGCTTCGTGGGGTAGTATTTTAAAAGATGGTAAAGATTTTTTAGTATTAAATCCTCAAATGGCGACATTTTCAGGAATCTGTATTTTATTAACAGTTCTTGGTATTAACCTTTTAGGAGATGGATTACGTGATGCGTTAGATCCGAAAATGAAAGTTTAA
- a CDS encoding DUF1177 domain-containing protein: MSLKHVIELYEVMDNFHVNGETIKAYLHSIDPTADVKIKTIKGESGSTDFVRVLVKGKQGKSSGGQAPTLGIIGRLGGIGARPEMTGFVSDGDGALACMAGAAKAIDMALKGDQLEGDVIFSTHICPTAPTLPHEPVPFMNSPVDISVMNENEVDETMDAILSIDTTKGNQVCNHKGFAITPTVKEGYILKISDDLLHVYTQAAGISPVVLPITMQDITPYGNGLFHINSILQPAVATTSPVVGVAITTESVVAGCATGATHVTDVENVVRFVLEVAKTYGAHKCSFFDEKQFTHMKNLYGSMHHLQTKGKEVYTHE, from the coding sequence ATGTCATTGAAGCATGTTATTGAATTATACGAGGTAATGGATAATTTCCATGTTAACGGAGAAACGATTAAAGCCTATTTACACAGCATTGATCCAACAGCAGATGTGAAGATCAAAACGATTAAAGGTGAAAGTGGCTCAACGGATTTTGTGCGTGTACTAGTGAAAGGAAAGCAAGGAAAATCCTCTGGTGGTCAGGCACCGACGTTAGGAATTATTGGTCGTCTCGGTGGTATTGGAGCACGTCCTGAAATGACAGGCTTTGTATCAGATGGAGATGGAGCACTAGCATGTATGGCAGGTGCAGCCAAAGCCATTGATATGGCGTTAAAGGGTGATCAGTTAGAAGGAGATGTTATTTTCTCAACGCATATTTGTCCAACAGCACCCACTTTGCCACATGAGCCAGTGCCATTTATGAACTCTCCAGTGGATATTAGTGTCATGAACGAAAATGAAGTGGATGAAACAATGGATGCCATTCTATCAATCGATACAACGAAAGGCAATCAAGTATGTAACCATAAAGGGTTTGCCATTACGCCAACAGTCAAAGAAGGTTACATATTAAAAATCAGTGATGATTTATTGCATGTTTACACACAAGCAGCAGGAATTTCTCCAGTTGTACTACCGATTACCATGCAAGACATTACACCATATGGCAATGGTTTATTCCATATTAATAGTATTTTACAACCAGCTGTGGCAACAACAAGCCCTGTTGTAGGTGTGGCTATCACAACAGAATCTGTCGTGGCAGGCTGTGCAACAGGCGCCACACATGTAACAGATGTAGAAAATGTAGTTCGATTTGTGTTAGAAGTAGCAAAAACGTATGGAGCTCATAAATGTTCCTTCTTTGACGAAAAGCAGTTTACACATATGAAAAATTTATATGGAAGCATGCATCATCTACAAACGAAAGGAAAAGAGGTATATACACATGAATGA
- a CDS encoding M20 family metallopeptidase, which produces MNDLQALKAQLLEEVEKHQDELIAFCSKLIQIPSVNPPGDTTEITAFIENYLQDVGITYQKYEAADKMFNLVASIGSGEGKELIYCGHTDVVPVGDLSKWEFNPFSGEVKDGWMLGRGASDMKAGLAGIIFATKLLKKLNIELPGKLTLAIVPDEETGGEFGVPWLLERGFVQGDGCLIAEPSSPLNPTIGQKGSYWFELEVRGEPGHGSLSPLAGRNAIVDAIRAIQEIRTLWDLEITIPEEVLPLIEVSKKYMREVEKDRLKYQEVLEKITVNIGTIEGGTKSNVIPDYCKVQVDCRLPFGITQEEVTEILKHKLDGLAIDYSIKRFGFKSVANYTPAENPVCQSIVENISFVTGQEAYGVMQWASSDARHFRQYNIPVLQYGPAYLPSIHGYNEKVRVEDIVRCAKVYITAAVDFLYQK; this is translated from the coding sequence ATGAATGATTTACAAGCACTCAAAGCGCAATTATTAGAGGAAGTTGAAAAGCATCAAGATGAACTGATTGCATTTTGTTCGAAACTCATTCAAATTCCTAGTGTCAATCCTCCAGGAGATACGACTGAAATAACAGCTTTTATCGAAAACTATTTACAGGATGTTGGCATTACTTATCAAAAATACGAAGCTGCAGATAAAATGTTTAATTTAGTAGCTTCTATTGGGAGTGGTGAGGGCAAGGAACTCATTTATTGTGGTCATACAGATGTTGTTCCTGTTGGTGATTTATCAAAGTGGGAATTCAATCCATTTTCAGGGGAGGTGAAGGATGGCTGGATGCTGGGCCGTGGTGCAAGTGATATGAAAGCTGGTTTAGCTGGTATTATTTTTGCAACAAAGCTACTAAAGAAATTGAATATTGAATTACCAGGGAAACTAACATTGGCGATTGTGCCAGATGAAGAAACAGGCGGCGAATTTGGTGTTCCGTGGTTGTTAGAGCGAGGTTTTGTGCAAGGAGATGGTTGCTTAATCGCTGAGCCTTCTTCACCGCTAAATCCAACCATTGGGCAAAAGGGTTCTTATTGGTTTGAATTAGAGGTTCGTGGGGAACCTGGACATGGAAGCCTCTCACCTTTAGCTGGGAGAAATGCTATTGTCGATGCCATTCGAGCTATTCAAGAGATTCGTACACTATGGGATTTGGAAATTACGATCCCAGAAGAGGTACTGCCACTTATCGAGGTATCTAAAAAATACATGCGTGAGGTGGAAAAAGATCGTTTGAAATATCAAGAAGTTTTAGAGAAAATTACTGTAAATATTGGTACAATTGAGGGAGGTACGAAGTCCAACGTAATCCCAGATTATTGCAAGGTTCAGGTCGATTGTCGCTTACCATTCGGTATTACACAAGAAGAAGTAACAGAAATTTTGAAACATAAACTAGATGGTTTGGCTATCGATTATTCAATCAAACGTTTTGGCTTCAAAAGTGTAGCAAATTATACGCCTGCCGAAAATCCTGTATGCCAATCCATTGTGGAAAATATTTCATTTGTAACAGGGCAAGAGGCATATGGCGTTATGCAATGGGCAAGTAGTGATGCTCGACATTTCAGACAATATAATATTCCTGTATTGCAGTACGGCCCAGCCTATTTACCAAGTATTCATGGTTACAATGAAAAAGTGCGTGTTGAGGATATCGTACGCTGTGCAAAAGTATATATTACTGCTGCTGTTGATTTCCTATATCAAAAGTAA
- a CDS encoding ABC transporter ATP-binding protein: MQQHNELVLKVSNLKKHFPIKSSIPFKKSTQFVKAVDGVSFELYKGETLGIVGESGCGKSTVARLINQLISPTEGIVEFKGTDLASLNTKDIRSARKSIQMVFQNPYASLDPRKTIEYLIAEPLVIHGIGDEASRKKRVIELLETVGLSAYHAKRHPHEFSGGQRQRINIARALALNPDIVVCDEPVSALDVSVQAQVINLLKDLQRDFGLTYIFISHDLNVVNYMCDRIAVMYLGKIVEIGTYKEIYENPQHPYTQALLSAIPKENPFDKKDRIILSGDVPSPVNPPSGCAFHKRCRFATDKCADVQPTLDTVTATHQVSCHLFSSIQQEVSTT; the protein is encoded by the coding sequence ATGCAACAGCACAATGAACTTGTTTTAAAGGTAAGTAATTTAAAAAAGCATTTTCCCATTAAAAGTTCAATCCCTTTTAAAAAATCAACACAATTTGTGAAAGCAGTAGATGGCGTCAGTTTTGAATTATATAAGGGCGAAACACTTGGGATTGTAGGTGAATCAGGTTGTGGGAAATCGACGGTTGCTCGTTTAATCAACCAGCTGATTTCTCCAACAGAGGGAATCGTAGAGTTTAAGGGTACGGATTTAGCAAGCTTAAATACAAAGGATATTCGCTCTGCTCGAAAGTCGATACAAATGGTTTTCCAAAATCCATATGCATCACTCGATCCTCGAAAAACGATTGAATATCTCATTGCTGAGCCATTAGTCATCCATGGTATTGGTGATGAAGCATCACGTAAAAAGCGTGTTATTGAATTACTTGAAACAGTAGGATTAAGTGCTTATCATGCAAAGCGCCATCCACATGAATTTTCTGGGGGACAAAGACAACGTATCAATATTGCTCGTGCCCTTGCGCTTAATCCAGATATTGTTGTATGCGATGAACCTGTTTCAGCATTAGATGTTTCTGTACAAGCACAGGTAATCAATCTATTAAAAGACTTACAGAGAGACTTCGGTTTAACATATATTTTTATTTCACATGATTTAAATGTTGTGAATTATATGTGTGATCGGATTGCCGTCATGTACTTGGGTAAAATTGTGGAAATCGGGACATATAAGGAAATTTATGAGAACCCTCAACATCCCTACACACAAGCCTTATTATCGGCAATTCCTAAGGAAAATCCCTTTGATAAAAAGGACCGTATTATTTTATCTGGAGATGTTCCCAGTCCAGTAAATCCACCGAGTGGCTGTGCATTCCACAAGCGTTGTCGTTTTGCTACAGACAAATGTGCAGACGTCCAACCGACACTTGATACTGTGACAGCTACACATCAAGTTTCTTGTCATTTATTTTCGTCGATACAGCAAGAAGTGTCGACGACTTAG
- a CDS encoding aminopeptidase, with product MQHLHDIALTILKGNLNVQSSETLLILTDIHKQDIAQIFYKAGQSITAKTMLMVMPLLDKSGQEPIQAVSTLMTNVDVTLCITSHSLTHTAARKNACEQGGRVATMPGVTMDMLEQGALHADAQEIEDMVGKYVHLLDAAKNIRIDKDGHTLTFSVENRLGIRSTGVIRQAGEHGNIPSGESYIAPLETSANGEILVDGSIANIGVLKEPLLLKITNGRLEEAIGPDGPQLLALLGEGNGRIIAEFGIGANKSAILCGNVLEDEKVYGTIHIAFGSNKPFGGANMADVHIDCVVKNPTVYFDGQQVI from the coding sequence ATGCAACATTTACATGATATTGCACTTACTATACTAAAAGGTAATCTAAATGTTCAATCATCTGAAACACTGTTAATCTTAACAGATATTCATAAGCAAGATATTGCGCAAATCTTTTATAAAGCTGGGCAATCTATTACAGCGAAGACAATGTTAATGGTAATGCCGCTATTAGATAAATCTGGACAGGAGCCAATCCAAGCTGTTTCGACGCTGATGACGAATGTCGATGTCACGCTTTGTATTACCTCGCACTCATTAACACATACAGCTGCTCGTAAAAACGCCTGTGAACAGGGTGGCCGAGTGGCGACAATGCCAGGTGTTACAATGGATATGCTAGAGCAAGGTGCGCTACATGCAGATGCACAGGAAATAGAAGATATGGTAGGAAAATATGTTCATTTACTTGATGCAGCAAAAAATATTCGCATTGACAAAGACGGGCATACATTAACGTTTAGTGTAGAAAATCGTTTGGGAATTCGTTCTACAGGTGTTATACGCCAAGCTGGAGAGCATGGAAATATCCCTTCTGGAGAATCTTATATTGCACCACTAGAAACATCTGCGAATGGAGAGATTTTAGTGGATGGTTCGATTGCTAATATAGGTGTTTTAAAGGAGCCATTATTATTAAAAATCACGAATGGTCGTTTAGAGGAGGCAATCGGTCCTGATGGTCCTCAATTACTTGCTTTACTTGGTGAAGGAAATGGTAGAATCATTGCAGAGTTTGGCATCGGAGCGAATAAAAGTGCCATCCTATGTGGTAATGTACTAGAGGATGAGAAGGTGTATGGGACAATCCATATTGCATTTGGTAGTAATAAGCCATTCGGTGGAGCAAATATGGCTGATGTCCATATTGATTGCGTTGTGAAAAACCCGACTGTCTATTTCGATGGTCAGCAAGTCATCTAA
- a CDS encoding ABC transporter substrate-binding protein: MKKINVKKPLLLLFLTLLIGVLAACGGNTEKSNSSNEKDGEVTSGGKLNVGLSANAKTFDPIKYTGVYESQVMRQMGDTLVVYNKDLSDIIPSLATEWKVSDDMLVYTFKLREGVKFQKGQYQDGREMTAEDVKYSLERSAKESAMNRLSGVTEVKVLSDYEIEIHLTTPNAALLAMLTDAGNIIIPKEEVEGWGDNFSEHFIGTGPFQLTEWKKDQEVKLVRHDNYWGEKPHVDNLSMKFISDQNMMTNALRSGDIDIAMDVKGQNREIINQDSNLELLTNPGLSIVYLDLNNKVGPTADKRVREALYMATNVEEIISGVNQWGGGDVSYLPLPPGSWGYDKSLVDLVPKYNPEEAKKLLAEAGYPDGFKTEIYVSEARVPYATIFQSQLKKNLNIDVEIKVLEWGTYSDTVAKGNAPMNIGGWTWYPDPYFFLYQLFHTNQIGALGNGKGYSNPEVDKLLERAVSETVVQEERAKLYQEALKLILADVPRIELEATQTVAGVNKKVQGFEVSTDNSVQIVHPNGTNVSISK, from the coding sequence ATGAAGAAGATAAACGTAAAAAAACCTTTACTACTACTCTTTTTAACTTTATTAATTGGTGTTTTAGCAGCTTGTGGTGGGAACACAGAAAAAAGTAATTCTTCAAATGAAAAAGATGGAGAAGTCACTTCAGGTGGCAAATTAAATGTTGGTCTTTCAGCCAATGCCAAAACATTTGACCCTATCAAATATACAGGGGTTTATGAATCGCAAGTTATGCGTCAAATGGGTGATACTTTAGTTGTTTATAACAAAGATCTATCAGATATCATCCCCTCTTTAGCAACAGAATGGAAAGTGTCAGATGATATGTTAGTCTATACGTTCAAATTACGTGAGGGTGTGAAATTCCAAAAGGGGCAATACCAGGATGGCCGTGAAATGACAGCGGAAGATGTGAAATATTCTTTAGAGCGCTCCGCCAAAGAATCCGCTATGAATCGTTTAAGTGGTGTGACAGAAGTTAAAGTGTTGTCAGATTATGAAATAGAAATTCACTTAACTACACCGAATGCTGCCCTTCTTGCTATGCTAACGGATGCAGGAAATATCATTATTCCAAAAGAAGAGGTTGAAGGCTGGGGCGATAACTTCTCAGAACACTTCATTGGTACAGGCCCATTCCAGTTAACAGAATGGAAAAAAGACCAAGAAGTAAAACTAGTTCGCCATGACAATTATTGGGGTGAAAAACCTCACGTTGATAATTTATCCATGAAGTTTATCTCCGATCAAAATATGATGACAAATGCATTACGTTCTGGTGACATAGATATTGCCATGGATGTCAAAGGCCAAAACAGAGAAATTATTAACCAAGATAGCAACCTTGAGCTTTTAACGAATCCAGGTTTATCTATTGTTTATCTTGACCTTAACAACAAAGTTGGTCCGACTGCTGACAAACGTGTTCGCGAGGCACTTTATATGGCAACAAATGTTGAGGAAATCATTTCTGGTGTTAACCAATGGGGTGGCGGTGATGTTTCTTATTTACCATTACCACCAGGTTCATGGGGATATGATAAATCATTAGTTGATTTAGTACCAAAATATAATCCAGAAGAAGCAAAAAAATTGCTAGCAGAGGCTGGTTATCCTGATGGCTTCAAAACAGAGATTTATGTATCAGAAGCACGTGTGCCTTACGCAACGATTTTCCAAAGTCAATTAAAGAAAAACTTAAACATTGATGTGGAAATTAAAGTGCTTGAATGGGGTACTTACAGTGATACTGTTGCAAAAGGGAACGCTCCAATGAATATTGGTGGCTGGACTTGGTATCCAGATCCTTATTTCTTCCTATATCAATTATTCCACACAAATCAAATCGGTGCGTTAGGTAATGGGAAAGGCTATAGTAACCCAGAGGTAGATAAATTATTAGAGCGTGCCGTATCTGAAACAGTGGTACAGGAAGAACGTGCTAAATTATACCAAGAAGCATTAAAACTGATTTTAGCAGATGTTCCGCGTATTGAATTAGAAGCAACACAAACCGTTGCAGGTGTAAACAAAAAAGTACAGGGCTTTGAGGTTTCTACTGACAACTCCGTACAAATTGTACATCCAAACGGTACGAACGTATCCATTTCTAAATAA
- a CDS encoding NUDIX domain-containing protein encodes MLTFTDLHGLQVDLSFSRGEFEVEPKHVLVLLKHENKWLCTIHKRRGVEVPGGKLEQGETLEEAAIREVFEETGVRVKNLQWFAEYAVHDAIVFCKSVFTAQFLTQEDIEFDLETSGMLWLTDEEFAHHPNLSFHMKDEGMKKMLEELKDRDIQW; translated from the coding sequence ATGCTAACATTTACAGATTTACATGGTCTACAAGTAGATTTGAGTTTTTCAAGAGGGGAATTTGAAGTCGAGCCAAAGCACGTCCTTGTTTTGTTAAAGCATGAAAATAAATGGCTATGTACTATTCATAAACGACGTGGTGTAGAGGTGCCAGGGGGCAAATTAGAGCAAGGTGAAACTTTAGAGGAGGCGGCTATTCGGGAAGTTTTCGAAGAGACGGGTGTCCGTGTGAAAAATCTCCAATGGTTCGCAGAATATGCCGTTCATGATGCCATTGTGTTTTGTAAATCTGTTTTTACTGCACAATTTTTAACGCAGGAGGACATTGAATTTGATTTAGAAACATCGGGTATGCTTTGGCTAACGGATGAAGAATTTGCTCATCATCCTAATTTAAGCTTTCATATGAAGGATGAGGGTATGAAGAAAATGCTGGAGGAGTTGAAAGACCGTGACATACAATGGTGA
- a CDS encoding IclR family transcriptional regulator → MLKTLNLSIAVLKMFTKEKPIWGGRELAMAMNMNHTNLYRILETFENNGFITKDPVTKKYSLGIALWEIGMNMYDSLNIDQLCMPVLEKLKDVTGETAIFTVLNGLEALTLLKAEPVNKVKFTVSRGSRSPLYVGASYRSMLAFLNEEQIAKVIDEPLTAYTNNTMTDANEIRAELEKIRACGYALSNSEYSVDVLALAMPIFNSEDQVVASITVSGPIYRFTEQRVPEVLEPLKEARNEIEGIIRRYHLNFN, encoded by the coding sequence ATGCTAAAGACGTTAAATTTATCAATTGCGGTTTTAAAAATGTTTACAAAAGAAAAGCCCATATGGGGTGGAAGAGAGTTAGCAATGGCGATGAATATGAATCATACAAATTTATATCGCATTCTTGAAACCTTTGAAAATAATGGGTTTATTACAAAAGATCCTGTAACAAAAAAATACTCACTCGGTATTGCTTTATGGGAGATTGGTATGAATATGTATGATTCATTAAACATAGATCAGCTATGTATGCCGGTTCTTGAGAAATTAAAAGATGTCACAGGCGAAACAGCTATTTTTACTGTACTGAATGGACTGGAAGCGTTAACATTACTAAAAGCCGAACCTGTTAATAAGGTGAAATTCACCGTTTCAAGAGGAAGTAGATCCCCACTTTATGTAGGGGCATCCTATCGTTCGATGCTTGCTTTTCTAAATGAAGAGCAAATTGCCAAGGTGATTGACGAGCCTTTAACAGCCTATACGAATAATACGATGACAGATGCTAATGAAATACGAGCAGAGTTGGAAAAAATTCGTGCGTGTGGTTATGCACTCAGTAACAGTGAATATTCTGTTGATGTACTGGCACTTGCCATGCCCATATTCAATAGTGAAGATCAGGTCGTAGCCTCCATTACTGTTTCTGGACCAATCTATCGTTTTACGGAACAACGTGTTCCAGAAGTTTTAGAACCATTAAAAGAGGCGAGAAATGAAATAGAAGGAATTATTCGTAGATATCATTTGAATTTTAATTAA